One stretch of Acropora muricata isolate sample 2 chromosome 12, ASM3666990v1, whole genome shotgun sequence DNA includes these proteins:
- the LOC136892809 gene encoding histone H2B-like — protein sequence MAPKVATTKKGEKRVGKAKSGTAETAKRRRGKRKESYAIYKYKVLKQVHPDTGISSEAMGIMNSFVNDIFERIAVESSRLSLYNKKATISSREIQTAIRLLLPGELAKHAVSEGTKAVTKYTSSK from the coding sequence ATGGCGCCCAAGGTAGCTACCACTAAGAAAGGGGAAAAGAGAGTTGGCAAGGCCAAGTCCGGGACGGCCGAGACTGCCAAGAGGAGAcggggaaagagaaaggaaagctatgCGATCTACAAATATAAAGTGTTGAAGCAGGTTCATCCCGACACGGGAATTTCCAGCGAAGCCATGGGTATCATGAATTCTTTCGTGAACGATATTTTCGAACGCATAGCCGTGGAGTCCTCACGTCTTTCGCTTTACAACAAGAAGGCCACCATTAGTTCAAGAGAGATCCAAACAGCGATAAGACTTTTGCTTCccggtgaacttgcaaaacacgccgtcagcgagggtacgaaggccgtgaccaagtataccagcagcaagtga